Below is a genomic region from Zea mays cultivar B73 chromosome 9, Zm-B73-REFERENCE-NAM-5.0, whole genome shotgun sequence.
TAATGTGGTGGATTTAATTGATTGTTGACCCGTTCCAGCTTATCTGTACTCTGTATGCTGTATTGTCACAAGAAATGTCGTGCACAATTTCACGTTGTTCGCTGGAGCTACTGACTCTTACCAGATACTGAAACCTTAGGGAAATTAAAAACAAATAGTTAGGATGACTGTTAAGTAAGTTAGGATATAAGCATTGTGATCCGTTTTACTGTTTTAGCAAATAGCAAAACAAACAGCAGCCAACCCCTCTGGGACTGGGAATCATGTTATAACTGTCTCGATTTCCCATCCGATATGGTTGCTGTGCTAAGAATGTTCCCTTCAACTCAGGATTTGATTCATTAACTGTAGTTAATTTTTAAATTCTGTATTCTACATAACACATAATAATGGGGCCACTCATATTTGTGACTAAATCCTCTTTTCCCCCCATGCAGCTGGATTTGGAGAAGGGAATGATGGATTGCCTTTATGCAAAATGTAAGCATttaactctgttatcttgcattcccATTATCTTTTTGGTGAACTGAGATACCCCTTTAATATCTTTTCAACTCTGATGCCTTGTTATGAAGGTACCCCATGTATCACGGACTGTGTTATGGCTGAGCTTGAAAAGCTGGGGCAGAAGTATCGTGTGGCCTTGAGGTGTGCTCCTATCCAATGCTGTTCCCACATTGTGTtatttaatgtcttcttttggctTTATCTGCTTCATTGTCTCAAATAGAGGTTAGATTAGTTTTTTTTATCTATGCCTCTTGTTGTTATCTTCCACTATAAAGATGTCGATTGCATGTACTTGCTGTTATACTCAATTCTTCAGCATAACTTTCATCTATCTGCACAATCTAATTTACCTCCCTCACAGAATTGCCAAGGACCCTAGGTTCCAAAGATTAGCATGCACACACAAGGGAACCTATGCTGATGACTGCATTGTGGAGAGGGTCACTCAGGTAAAAGCTCTCTCTTCTTGAACACTCTTTGTTTGTTTGGAGCATGAGTACTGGGAGTATTCTATTAAGTGCTAACTCTATAGCGAGTTCGTAAGATAGCTCCTGCTAGGGAACTTGTGACTTACACTTATCACTAGTAAACTGCGACATTGGGCACAAAAGTGAATTAATTGTGTATATAATGTATATTCCTAGTTTCTTTTCAAATGTTAATTTAGAGATATATGCAAGTTCTTGAAGCATTGGCTGTTCAAATTTCAAACTTTATGCTTAGCCAACATTTGAGAGGTGTCTGATTGCTTTAGAATTTACTTTTGCCCAATCTTTGAGAGGTAGAAGGGCAGCCAGGTGcagtggtgagagctgtctcactgaGTCACCATGATGTGGGTTCTAAGGGTTCGAAGCAGACTTGCATTTGCGTGGTAaggcttgcctcggtttatccctctctcagaccccactcatgtgggaaTCTACGGCACTGGGTCTGATCTGCCCAATATTTGATAGGTGTGGCTGAATGCTATGTTTTCCGAGATTAGAGATTTTACTATATCTGTTCCCAAGGTGAACCAAAAATAGCACTTGTGTTTTCTCCGCTGAAATCCTTTTCCCATGCTTGTCTAAAGGATTGTGTCTGTATGTAGTATCCAAATTTGTTCCTAGTTAATCAACTGGAACTTGCATGTGAGTGATATCAAATACCCGTGTGCACCTATAGATGATATGTCCTATTCTTTTTATCTTAATGTATAGATCTATTTGTTATGCTTTTGCTTTGATTAATGTGCATTTCGTTGCGTTAGATTGTATTCTTCACCTTCACAATACCTAGTCAAATGATTATTTTGGTTTATTTACCTTGTATGCTACGCATCTTGTTTTATTTGTTCTAAACCATATATTTTACGTGGCAGCACAAATGCTACATAGTTGCTACTTGTGATAGAGATTTGAAAAGGAGGATAAGAAAGGTATGTTTGGTGTTTAGTGCTCATAGCTCAGGACATGCTTCTAATATCGCAAAAGCTTTTTCATGCATGCTTGTACCATGGGCATTTCCCCAATCTTGCAGGTTCCTGGTGTTCCAATCATGTACATCACAAGACATAGGTATTCGATAGAACGGCTCCCTGAGGCCACAATTGGTGGAGGTATGTGATATCTTCATCTGACAAACTTTGTTACTGTGTTCTCTCTGTCCCTAGCTTATATCCTACAATCACATAAGATTGCAGTACTCTGATGCTTTTTTGGCATTCTTGCAGCACCAAGAATCTGATCGGTGCAGACATGAGATGTTCTGGGATGTAATACTATGGCGGTACTTGTCCATCTGACCAAGTCACTATTTCATGTTTCAGTCCACGACAAGGACTAGGATAAGAACGCTGCTTTCTAGGTTGAGCTTACTGTAACTACTAAGAAATTTTTATTATGTACCAACCTTATCATTTCTACAATGTTGCGGGATGTCTGAAGTAATTCTTTGTTAAAAGATCGGGTATCCTGCTCCCTTTTGCTTCTCAATCTTGTGCGCTACAAGCCATAATCCCAATAGAGTGGCTCTTCCTGAATCTCTTATAGAGGATGAACATAGGAGTCCCTCATAATGTGAAACGGAGGCGACAACAATCTGCAATAGTCGTTGGATATTTAGGCCTTGTATTTCTACAGTGCTACAACACTTTACTAAAGTTTAGCACATGAAATCAAACAAGCatattgaaagagcagtgctaaagtttagcacctATTAACACTGGCTCTTGTTTTGATACTAAATTATGTTAAAAGTGTGTCCCCTGACACATTAATGGTCCATGTCTATCCTTAGCATCTCCTTCAGCACTACTGAAGCTTATACCGAGTACAACAATGGCACTAAATTACCCACCAAAAGGCAAGCAAAAGTACAATCGAGGCACTAGGAATGACCAAACCCATTGCATAGGCCTGTTTTGTTCAACTCTTTTGaacagcttttctgagaatctgacAGTTTTTTCTAAACATCTTTTCTGGTACGAAGAGAATCTGTTGTGAAGAGAATCTGAATATAGTGAAGATTACGTGCGGAAGAAGATAAAATAGTCCACAGACTTTAGTATGTAGAAAGTGACGGTTTTCTGCTATCACAGTGAAGTTAGAGGCATCTTACCGAAATATCCAACGACTATTGTCCAATCTGTTCTTTTTATATTGATTCCATCCAACAATTTCTCAGTTCATTTTTTTAGACGCGTCCATCTCATACAAATTTCGCAATAACAAAAGGAGTCAACAAAAAAAACCAGTCAAAATGAACAATTATGCAAAAATCTTGCAAAAATAAAAGCAATGAGAAACTCGCCAATATGCAATAGAGTTATAGGTAGCAGATGAATTTGATGCTCGCTGTGATCTCACCCACCGGACACATCAAGAACATGACGAGTCGCTGGAGCCTTTCACCTCTACCTCTTATAATAATAGATCGATGTTTTTCAATACGCTCACTAGAATAGGGCTAGGCGAGCTGAATATTTCTCGCATTACAATGCACAGGTAGATTTACCAGTGGCTTTTGAAAATCAAAGTATTTTATAAATCTGTCGTTTATTTCTCTAATGCTTCAAAAAAAACCTTTACGAAGAAACAGTGCCTCGTTATGTAAACTAATGTAAATAAACTGTATTAGTTGATCTTTAACGACGACCCGATTCATTCCTAGGTATGATCCAGTGCGGACGGCCCCACATTGGCTCAACCTCGCCGGTGTTTAGATTCAGCCGCCCCATGCGCTCTGGCCTCGTAAGGTCTGTGAAGCCGACGTCGTATGCGACGGCCAGACGCCCACATGGGTGCGTCAGCTGATGGGCAAGGATCACGTACACGCGGTTCGCCTTCGCTCCCGTCGGGTCGGCGGTGACTGTGAACCCATGCGCGCCGTCGACGAACACCGCGCGGTCACCGATGTCGAGCACTGGCCTCCACCTCGGCGGCCTCTGGCTGTCCCTGTGCCGCGCGCGGTACGCTTTGGTAAAGACCACGCCGTCGCTGTCCCCGGCGCGGTGCACCAGGAGAATCGCGTCGTCCGTAGATGGCGCTAGGTAGGCGTAGTCGACGTCGCCGAAGCCCGGCGGCGCAGGGATCTTCGTGCGGGCCTGCAGCGTGCCGGCGTCGATGATTGTAGTTTTCAGCGTGCGCAGCTCGAGGACGAAGAAGAGCCCGTCGCGGTAGTTGACGGTCATGGGCGAGCCGAGCTTTGACTGGAGCACCGGCATCCACCGCTCGCCGCCGTGCTCGCAGAAGAAGGTCGTGTCGCCGCGGGCCACCATGACGCCTCGCGGGGACCAGTCCCACGCCAACCCGTCGTCGGTGACGCGCGCGCAGCGCAGACGTGGCTCGTCGCTGAGACACCCGACCGGGTCCTTCTCCGAGAAGGGGATGGGCAGGTCCGGCAGCGGTGCGCGCGAGCCGGTGAAGGGGTCGACGAGGTGGCACGGGTGCCTGTAGCACACATCCGTGGCTAGCACCATCCCGCCGTACGGAGACGGCACGAGCCGGCGGCCGAGCACCGGAGGCATTGGCCGCACGTCGGCGCTGTTAAGCATGCGCATGTGGGCGAGGGAGAAGAACTTGTAACCGTGCTCCGATGCGAACGCGACGCACGGGAGCATCGCCGATTCCTCTTCGTGGCCACCATGCTTCGTCTCCATGCTCATCTCAGGTACAGGCGGCGCGAGCATTGTGTTGGTTGGAGAACAAAACGACGGGTATATATATCTCTACTCCTGCCCTTCCATATATTACAAATCAACCCGCACGCCCCGCCCCCGACCCGTAGGCCGTAGCCGGCACCTCACACACACCGCCGCCTCCCCGAGCCTGCCCCCCGACGATGCCGCACCCGCCCGCCACCTCGCTCTAATGGTGCTCCGCGCATGTCACGCCCGCCTACCAGCTTACCGCATCTCACGCGCCGTTCACGACCTCTGCCTGCTCCGCAACGAATCCCCCTCACCTCGCTCTGCCCGCCCCTCCTCCCTATAAAGCCTAGCTATTCTGCTCACCTCGCTGCGCCCCGACGGCGCCAcaactccaccacctcctccagttACCCGACATCGGTGCCACGCTCCTCCTCGCCATGTGTGACTCCTACTCCCCGTGGCCACCAGGGCGATGTGGTGGCGTCCGCTGGTTCGTTGCGTTTGGTATGCTGGTGGTACTTACAATGTGTTTGGTTGGATGCGTGCTTAACTGTTTACAACCAGCATACCAAACGCCGGTTCGTTGCGTTTGGTATGCTGGTGGTACTTACAATGTGTTTGGTTGGATGCGTGCTTAACTGTTTACAACCAGGCGCAGGGTATGCGTTGACTTCAGGTAAGCACATGTTTGAATGGCTGCACGCAAGCGAGCGGGCCTGCTTCTGCTGGTGCAGCACAGACCAATTTGTGGCTCTCTGCCTGCACGCACAAAAACGTGGGAATATTGCATCTCCCGCGAGCCAAGCTCGGACAAGCCTGCATGTGCGTATGCGGACAACCAATCATGAGGTTAGAGTCGCTGCTGGCATGTCTGCTGGAGGTAGTTTTGTTCATGTTCACTCTGAGAATGGTGTGATTGATTTTTACAGATGAAATTGCATTTCTTGCTCGATTATAAAGGAAGGGGCAAAATGGTTTGGTTCCATCCAGTTTTATGTCCTAATACAAATTTGTTAATTAGCTGTTGTTTATGGAACTTGCGGCTATGCTACCAGGGCATGTTATTTCCTATATTGTCCCAGGCATATATGTACTTTGGTTAGATTTTGTTGCAATCCATTAACTCTGTTCACTTATATCTCTTGGTTCTTTGATCTAGGTTATTTCAATTATTAGCAATGATTCTGTTGCAATCCGTTAACTTTGTTCACTTATATTTCATGGTTCTTTGAGCTATTTGAATATGTTTGTTCAGTAATGTTCGATGCCTCTAATAATTGTAATGATTGGATGTCACTTGTTCTATTTCTTCCTCCAAGTGGTTCTCTCACTGTTTTGTTTCTGAATATTTTCCAGGCACCCCGACGCCCGCACGCGGGGCACCTGACCGCCTGCTTGCGCGTTTCCCCACATTTATGCGGCTTGGCCCTTATTTACCTTTTTTCTTaaaaagagagaaaaaaagaaCTCCTTTCATGTGTCCCGTCATTTTCAGTTAGAGTGACCAACAGTTGTGAGTTCTCGTTATGTTCTCCCCACGACACCCATATACCTACCGAATGCTGATGATGATGCCAAAACTGTTTTACTTGAGGAATGCTGATAATGATACACAAGGTGTTATActtgaggcatctgaggttggGACTGGTGCTATCAGTTTGATCTCGATGTCAACTTGGCTGCGTGCCTGCGTGGGGAGAAATGTGCTAATGCCATCCTTCTTGCCAGCATGGAgcactagtacagagaagttctatagtggcggttgtaaacctatttatagtggcgtttttcgtaaccgccagtgctaggggccagtagaaatcatcatttttacaggcgggtaactgaggaccgccagtgaaaatcgattttcactggcggtcggcgtaataaaaccgccagtgaaaatcgattttcactggcggtcgacgtaataaaaccgccagtgcaaatcgtttccaggaaacataaaacatattttaaaaatagtaaaaaattTATTTGTATTAGGACCACCCCACCCGCCCGTCTCCGTcgcaagtcgcggcatttttcgcgcaaaattcgcgcgctacgcggttgttagtattcgaaccgtagacctcaccctcgcgcgtaccctccactaccactccgtctatgacatgccttgtgtctagtttgtagttgttttctccacatattacaaccatttgagtgtaaattgcttatttgagaccctaaacgaattcaaataaaaaagttgtcaactacaaagataaataacttttgaagttctacaacttttattttgacactttttcaccctcttgtagttgtgcttaagttcataaatttcagattcgccctattcacccccctctaggcgactttcaatcatCAATGAAGATGTTTAGCAATCACATAACAAGAAGATAGTTAGATTAGGGTTCGAACCAACACAGATCACAAATACAAGCATTGGATTAATAACTTACTAGAGTCGGAGCACCAGATCGGTCCCTCACGGGCGGCTATAATCAGAGTAGATTAGGGTTTAGGCTTCAAACACATATCACAAGTAAagatcacaagaacaagcaccAAATTAAGCACTTACCaaagccggagcaccagatcggtcCCTCACGACGACTATAATCAGAGAACAAGATCACAAGAATGTATTAGAGTAGATTAGGGTTTAGGGTTGGTACACAGATCACAAGCATagatcacaagaacaagcaccAGATTAAGAACTTACTAAAGTCGGAGCACCAGATCGGTCCCTCACGGCGGCTATAATCAGAGAACAAGATCACAAGAAGGTATTATAGTAGATTAGGGTTTATGGTTCGAACACAGATCACAAACATAGATCACAAGAACAGGTTAAGCACTTACCAAAGCCGGAGCACCAAATCAGTCCCTCACAGGTACAATCACAGAGCAAGAAGGCAATAGAGTAGATTAGGGTTTGGGATTGAGCAcagatcacaagaacaagcaccAGATTAAGAAGTCTCAAACTCGTCGGAGACGTCGactagaggaagaagaagacgaaCATCGAAAGCTTACCGTAACGGCGTAACCAAATCCGTGACCGAACAACCAGCCAAGCAACCACCAGGTGAGGGGAAGCCAGAGCCTAGAGGTGGAGGGAGCGGTGGAGGACCCTACCGGAGGGCGGAGGCTCGAACCCGGAGGCGAGGCGGCGGCGGAGTCGAACAGTGAGGCGGCGGTGGAGACGAATCGACGAATCACCCCCCAAAATCGCCCCTAAATCGCAGACGGAGAGAAGGAGGGCGAGAGACAACAGGCGAGG
It encodes:
- the LOC118473282 gene encoding rRNA-processing protein FCF1 homolog; protein product: MGKAKSKGPKFAAVKKIITKKTINKYKEDVLNHKKKDADKEKLGRNVPQVSSALFFSYNTALGPPYRVIVDTNFINFSIQNKLDLEKGMMDCLYAKCTPCITDCVMAELEKLGQKYRVALRIAKDPRFQRLACTHKGTYADDCIVERVTQHKCYIVATCDRDLKRRIRKVPGVPIMYITRHRYSIERLPEATIGGAPRI
- the LOC103639775 gene encoding uncharacterized protein, whose protein sequence is MLAPPVPEMSMETKHGGHEEESAMLPCVAFASEHGYKFFSLAHMRMLNSADVRPMPPVLGRRLVPSPYGGMVLATDVCYRHPCHLVDPFTGSRAPLPDLPIPFSEKDPVGCLSDEPRLRCARVTDDGLAWDWSPRGVMVARGDTTFFCEHGGERWMPVLQSKLGSPMTVNYRDGLFFVLELRTLKTTIIDAGTLQARTKIPAPPGFGDVDYAYLAPSTDDAILLVHRAGDSDGVVFTKAYRARHRDSQRPPRWRPVLDIGDRAVFVDGAHGFTVTADPTGAKANRVYVILAHQLTHPCGRLAVAYDVGFTDLTRPERMGRLNLNTGEVEPMWGRPHWIIPRNESGRR